The following coding sequences lie in one Arachis ipaensis cultivar K30076 chromosome B03, Araip1.1, whole genome shotgun sequence genomic window:
- the LOC107629331 gene encoding beta-1,6-galactosyltransferase GALT29A-like, producing MPSRVSEDKHESETEPPYPKTFAAVDPPFPNLVTMKNAFPMKRTVRPLFALVLLLVFVATLTSRAMFRRPLLSIELETRVLLIHAPPPPPPQLNATLLRHAAIEIGEDKAKQEIQQLLDGNFGSQARHRTFISWRRIIHHDVASAGDRSSSRSTIPATLRSPLFYRYWLDFRKVLNDWARKKRFQANIMDELIRLVKAPIDKKKGILDGNLRKYGSCAVVGNSGILLKSDYGRLIDSHDAVIRLNNARVNNFENKVGKKTTISFVNSNIVHLCARRVGCYCHPYGSHIPIVMYICQAVHFLDFTVCNASHKAPLLVTDPRFDVLCARIVKYYSLKRFVEQSGKTLDEWGSAHDGALFHYSSGLQAVMLALGICDQVSIFGFGKSASAKHHYHTNQKAELHLHDYEAEYQFYRDLVDRHNPIPFLSDNFNLPPVVLYH from the coding sequence ATGCCTTCTAGGGTTTCCGAAGACAAACATGAATCCGAAACAGAACCACCCTACCCTAAAACGTTCGCCGCCGTCGACCCTCCATTCCCAAATTTAGTGACCATGAAGAACGCCTTCCCCATGAAACGCACCGTTCGACCACTCTTCGCGCTCGTCCTCCTACTCGTCTTCGTCGCCACCCTTACCTCACGCGCCATGTTTCGCCGCCCCCTCCTCTCCATCGAGCTCGAGACGCGCGTCCTCTTGATCCACGCGccccctcctcctcctccgcAGCTCAACGCCACGCTGCTCCGCCACGCCGCCATCGAGATCGGCGAGGACAAGGCCAAGCAGGAGATCCAGCAGCTCCTCGATGGTAACTTCGGCAGTCAGGCTCGCCACCGGACCTTCATCTCGTGGCGGCGGATCATCCATCACGACGTCGCCAGCGCCGGAGACAGATCCTCCTCCCGGAGCACCATTCCGGCGACGCTCCGTTCCCCTCTGTTCTACCGTTACTGGCTTGATTTCCGTAAGGTCCTGAACGATTGGGCGAGGAAGAAGCGATTCCAAGCAAATATCATGGATGAGCTGATTCGGTTGGTGAAAGCCCCCATTGACAAGAAAAAGGGTATCTTGGATGGGAATTTACGAAAATACGGTTCTTGTGCGGTTGTGGGGAACAGCGGGATCCTGTTGAAGAGTGATTATGGTAGGTTGATTGATTCGCATGATGCAGTGATAAGGCTGAACAATGCGAGGGTGAATAACTTTGAGAACAAGGTTGGGAAGAAGACAACAATATCATTTGTGAATAGCAACATTGTGCACCTGTGTGCCAGAAGAGTTGGGTGCTATTGCCACCCTTATGGCTCTCACATCCCCATTGTTATGTATATTTGTCAGGCCGTCCACTTTCTGGATTTCACTGTCTGCAATGCTTCCCACAAGGCTCCCCTCTTGGTAACTGATCCCAGGTTTGATGTCTTGTGCGCAAGGATTGTCAAGTACTATTCATTGAAGAGGTTTGTGGAGCAAAGTGGCAAGACCTTGGACGAGTGGGGCAGTGCCCATGATGGGGCTCTCTTCCATTACTCTTCTGGATTGCAGGCCGTCATGCTTGCTCTCGGCATTTGTGATCAAGTTAGCATCTTTGGATTTGGTAAATCAGCTTCTGCCAAACATCATTATCATACCAACCAGAAGGCTGAGCTCCATTTGCACGATTACGAGGCTGAGTATCAGTTCTACCGCGACCTTGTCGATCGCCACAACCCTATACCATTCCTCTCAGACAACTTCAACCTCCCCCCTGTTGTTTTATATCACTGA
- the LOC107629330 gene encoding poly [ADP-ribose] polymerase 3 isoform X2: protein MLLKKYEEVAPAGRPHRDLGSADKPFTGMTISLMGRLSRTHHYWKTSIEKHGGKVANSIIGSTCLVASPAERERGGTSKLAEVMERGIPVVTEAWLSDTIEKQEPQPLDAYELVTHLSAVAGDKHHPGDHPIESLVSQLKLYGKRGVYKDTKLQEQGGYIFDKDGILYNCAFSLCDHARQLNHYSVMQLITVPENHLHLFFKKARAGDDLNAEERLEEFDNVDNALREFTRLFEEITGNEFEPWERDKKFSKKPLKFYPIDMDDGVEVRHGALGLRQLGIAATHCKLEPMVANFVKVLCSQEIYRYALMEMGYDSPDLPIGMVTQFHLKRCEEALLEFIEKVKSSKESGPKAEAVWTDFSQRWFTMMPSTRPFLFRDYQEIAEHAAAALEGVRDITVASHLIGDVSGSTIDDPLSETYNKLGCSISPLEKDSDDYDMIVKYLERTYEPVKVGDMEYGVSVENIFSVETSACPPYEDIVKLPNKVLLWCGTRSSNLLRHLHKGFLPAICSLPVPGYMFGKAIVCSDAAAEAARYGFTAVDRPEGFLVLAIASLGNEITELKSPPEDTASLEEKKVGVKGLGKKKTDESEHFVWKDDIKVPSGRIVASEHKDSPLEYNEYAVYDPKQVRICYLVGVKYEEKGAVMDTAE from the exons TTGTTAAAGAAATACGAAGAAGTTGCTCCTGCTGGCAGGCCTCATAGGGATTTAGGCTCAGCCGACAAGCCTTTCACTGGCATGACCATCTCTCTCATGGGCCGTCTTTCTCGTACGCAT CATTATTGGAAAACGAGTATTGAGAAGCATGGAGGGAAGGTCGCCAACTCCATCATTG GGTCAACCTGTTTGGTGGCTTCGCCTGCTGAAAGAGAACGCGGTGGCACTTCCAAACTTGCAGAAGTCAT GGAGAGGGGTATACCAGTGGTAACGGAGGCCTGGTTGAGCGACACAATCGAGAAACAAGAACCTCAACCTTTGGACGCTTATGAACTTGTCACTCATCTGTCCGCAGTAGCCGGGGATAAACACCATCCTGGAGACCACCCCATTGAATCTCTAGTTTCACAG CTCAAGCTTTATGGCAAGAGAGGGGTCTACAAAGATACCAAATTGCAGGAACAAGGAGGCTACATATTTGACAAAGATGGAATTTTGTACAACTGTGCCTTCTCCCTCTGCGACCATGCCCGACAACTCAACCA CTACAGTGTCATGCAACTCATTACGGTCCCGGAGAATCATTTGCATCTATTCTTCAAGAAAGCAAGAGCTGGAGACGATCTTAATGCAGAGGAGAGACTGGAAGAGTTTGATAACGTGGATAATGCTCTGAGAGAGTTTACGAGGCTCTTTGAAGAGATCACCGGTAACGAGTTTGAGCCTTGGGAAAGAGACAAGAAGTTCAGCAAAAAGCCACTCAAGTTCTACCCCATTGACATG GATGATGGAGTAGAAGTCCGGCACGGCGCACTGGGACTGCGACAGCTGGGGATAGCAGCTACACACTGTAAACTTGAGCCTATGGTTGCCAATTTCGTCAAGGTTTTATGCAGCCAGGAGATATACAG GTATGCGCTGATGGAGATGGGTTACGACTCGCCAGACCTTCCCATAGGAATGGTTACACAGTTTCACTTGAAAAGAT GTGAGGAAGCATTGTTGGAGTTCATAGAGAAGGTTAAGTCATCGAAGGAGAGTGGACCAAAGGCTGAGGCTGTCTGGACAGATTTTAGCCAAAGATGGTTCACTATGATGCCCTCTACTAGGCCTTTCCTTTTCAGAGATTATCAAGAGATCGCAGAACAT GCTGCTGCTGCCCTGGAGGGTGTCAGGGACATAACCGTGGCTTCTCACCTCATAGGAGATGTGAGTGGCTCTACCATTGATGACCCCTTGTCAGAGACCTACAACAAATTAGGTTGCTCAATCTCTCCCTTGGAGAAGGATTCCGATGATTATGATATGATTGTCAAGTATCTGGAGAGAACTTATGAACCAGTCAAAGTTGGTGACATG GAATATGGGGTTTCTGTGGAGAACATATTTTCTGTGGAAACGAGTGCATGCCCACCCTATGAAGACATAGTGAAGCTCCCAAACAAGGTTCTTTTATGGTGTG GAACACGAAGCTCAAATCTTTTGAGGCACTTGCACAAGGGGTTCTTACCAGCTATATGTTCACTACCAGTGCCAGGATACATG TTTGGGAAGGCGATTGTTTGTTCAGATGCTGCAGCGGAGGCTGCAAGATATGGCTTTACAGCGGTGGACAGGCCTGAAGGGTTCTTGGTTTTGGCGATTGCTTCTTTGGGGAATGAGATCACCGAGTTGAAATCCCCGCCAGAG GACACGGCATCTTTGGAGGAAAAGAAGGTTGGAGTGAAGGGGCTGGGGAAGAAGAAAACAGACGAGTCAGAGCACTTTGTTTGGAAGGATGACATCAAAGTCCCCTCGGGAAGGATAGTTGCGTCAGAGCATAAAGATAGCCCTTTGGAATACAATGAGTATGCTGTTTATGATCCTAAGCAGGTGAGAATATGCTACTTGGTGGGAGTCAAGTATGAGGAGAAGGGAGCAGTGATGGACACCGCAGAGTGA